A single genomic interval of Spirosoma taeanense harbors:
- a CDS encoding 2-dehydro-3-deoxygalactonokinase, protein MTNYLLCCDWGTSLFRLQLLKLSDYQCVGEVFSPEGIADTFDAWQKTGETKGIAKKHFFRQQLKRQIDVLARKLSISLANIPVVISGMASSSIGMDEVPYATLPFAVNGSQSSVRHFEPQPDFPHEIMLISGVRSEKDVMRGEETQLIGLVTLFGLSGDGNREAIFIFPGTHSKHIYMQEGRLISFSTYMTGELFALMASHSILKDSVDRTHLTDFSEGNVRAFRLGVHQSVSTGILNGLFTIRTNQLFGKFTKTENAFFLSGLLIGSELNHLLAEERWPLVLCSGSRLAAFYKLAIDELKLSARTTFVPAELIDKAAGVGQVILFQNQALKVTAR, encoded by the coding sequence ATGACGAATTATTTATTGTGCTGTGACTGGGGGACTTCGCTGTTTCGATTACAGTTGCTCAAGCTTTCGGATTATCAGTGCGTCGGGGAGGTGTTTTCGCCCGAAGGCATTGCCGATACGTTCGACGCCTGGCAGAAAACCGGCGAAACGAAGGGCATTGCCAAAAAACACTTTTTCCGGCAGCAGCTAAAGCGGCAGATCGACGTCCTGGCCCGGAAGTTATCTATCAGCTTAGCCAATATTCCCGTCGTTATTTCGGGTATGGCATCGTCTTCCATCGGTATGGACGAGGTGCCCTATGCAACGCTGCCCTTTGCCGTCAATGGCAGCCAGTCGAGCGTCCGACACTTCGAGCCGCAGCCCGACTTCCCGCACGAGATCATGCTGATTTCCGGCGTGCGCAGCGAAAAGGACGTCATGCGGGGCGAAGAAACGCAGCTCATCGGGCTGGTGACCCTGTTTGGCTTGTCGGGCGACGGAAACCGGGAGGCCATTTTCATCTTTCCGGGTACTCACTCCAAGCATATTTATATGCAGGAGGGACGGCTGATCAGCTTCTCGACCTACATGACCGGGGAGCTGTTTGCGCTGATGGCGAGCCATAGTATCCTGAAAGACTCCGTGGATCGGACGCACCTGACCGATTTTTCGGAGGGTAACGTTCGGGCGTTCCGGCTGGGGGTACATCAGTCGGTTTCGACGGGTATCCTGAATGGCCTGTTCACGATTCGAACGAATCAGCTATTCGGCAAATTCACCAAAACCGAGAATGCGTTCTTCCTGAGCGGATTGCTCATCGGCTCCGAGCTGAACCATCTGCTGGCCGAAGAACGCTGGCCCCTGGTCCTGTGCAGCGGCAGCCGGTTAGCCGCTTTCTATAAACTGGCCATTGACGAACTGAAGCTGTCGGCCCGGACCACCTTCGTACCGGCCGAACTGATTGATAAAGCCGCCGGTGTGGGGCAGGTCATCCTGTTTCAGAACCAGGCCCTAAAAGTAACTGCCCGATGA
- a CDS encoding RagB/SusD family nutrient uptake outer membrane protein yields MKKLLLYSFIAVLGAGCKGYLEEDTTGLLYGPNVLSTQEGLESALTGAYRGLGAQWSYGFLHPSANAATIGADDVTTHPASNKADWREFDQFNVSTTNQRSGAVYNGCYKAIQGANNVINNYQKTTGTKATIDIIAGEAHFIRAFSYFWLTRFYGNIPLVMSGEYSDSLLTIKKSTPAQVYDLIVSDLKKAETMLPNTRRDPGRPNAGSAKAYLADVYLTMAGWPLKQTDKYDLAAAKAKEVIDNSARYGFQLLPTFAAVFDNDPAVAIIPESVFQINGFTGGSGTANATYGNTTMPGEEGGWDDMFAELFFFRDFPAGPRKDATFRTEFGLGATKIPWQQSLTKHPYYKKWYIKGNIVTSSISLPSVMMRYPHVLTIYAEAKARGTGGPDQAAYDALNQVRLRGRAAGTKALSPADGLTAAQFADEVVQERAWEFACERTRWFDLIRLEKVEEANARKSPEDLQPIKPITKANYWFPLPYIDTSINPNLN; encoded by the coding sequence ATGAAAAAATTACTCTTATATTCATTCATAGCTGTGCTGGGAGCAGGCTGCAAGGGCTACCTGGAAGAAGATACCACCGGCCTGCTCTATGGCCCGAACGTTCTCTCGACCCAGGAAGGTCTGGAGTCGGCGCTGACGGGCGCTTACCGGGGTCTGGGTGCCCAGTGGTCCTATGGTTTTCTGCATCCTTCGGCCAATGCCGCCACCATCGGCGCCGACGACGTAACGACCCACCCGGCCAGTAACAAAGCCGACTGGCGCGAATTCGATCAGTTCAACGTATCGACCACGAATCAGCGGTCTGGTGCGGTCTACAATGGTTGCTACAAAGCTATTCAGGGCGCCAACAACGTCATCAATAATTACCAGAAGACGACCGGTACAAAAGCGACCATCGACATCATTGCGGGCGAAGCACACTTCATCCGGGCGTTCTCGTACTTCTGGCTGACGCGGTTCTACGGCAACATTCCGCTGGTGATGTCGGGGGAATATTCCGACAGTTTGCTGACGATCAAAAAGTCAACGCCCGCCCAGGTGTATGACCTGATTGTTTCGGATCTGAAAAAAGCTGAAACCATGCTGCCCAACACCCGACGCGATCCGGGTCGGCCCAACGCCGGTTCGGCAAAGGCGTATCTCGCCGATGTGTACCTGACCATGGCGGGCTGGCCGCTGAAGCAGACCGACAAGTACGACCTGGCTGCGGCTAAGGCGAAGGAAGTCATTGACAACAGCGCCCGCTACGGCTTTCAGTTGCTGCCGACGTTCGCGGCCGTGTTCGATAACGACCCGGCGGTGGCGATCATTCCGGAGTCGGTGTTCCAGATCAACGGCTTTACGGGCGGCAGCGGTACGGCCAACGCGACCTATGGCAACACCACGATGCCCGGCGAAGAAGGCGGCTGGGACGATATGTTTGCCGAACTCTTTTTCTTCCGGGACTTCCCGGCGGGGCCGCGTAAAGACGCTACGTTCCGCACGGAGTTTGGGCTGGGTGCTACCAAAATCCCCTGGCAGCAGAGCCTGACCAAACACCCGTACTATAAAAAATGGTATATCAAGGGGAATATCGTCACCTCCAGCATTTCGCTGCCTTCAGTCATGATGCGCTACCCGCACGTACTGACCATCTATGCCGAAGCCAAAGCGCGCGGAACGGGCGGCCCCGATCAGGCGGCCTACGACGCCCTGAATCAGGTTCGGTTACGGGGCCGGGCAGCAGGCACGAAAGCGCTGTCGCCCGCCGATGGGCTGACGGCCGCTCAGTTTGCCGACGAAGTGGTGCAGGAGCGAGCCTGGGAATTTGCCTGCGAGCGGACGCGCTGGTTCGACCTGATCCGGCTCGAAAAAGTAGAAGAAGCGAACGCCAGAAAGAGCCCCGAAGATCTACAGCCCATCAAGCCGATCACCAAGGCCAACTACTGGTTCCCGCTGCCCTACATCGATACGTCCATCAACCCCAATCTGAATTAA
- a CDS encoding bifunctional 4-hydroxy-2-oxoglutarate aldolase/2-dehydro-3-deoxy-phosphogluconate aldolase, protein MNQHAFSWNLFARAPIVGIVRNLSVADVRQILPVYRDAGLTTIEITMNTPGAEDLIRYARMHVADGMNIGAGTVCTPDDLERALAAGAQFIVTPIIDEKVIHTCLQRNVPIFPGAFTPSEVFKVWSLGAPMVKVFPTTTLGPDYIRDLKGPLNQIRLLPTGGVSLDTMAHFFKAGADGVGVGSHLFDRNLIRAKDWTGLYAHFRDFLSRLPNLNP, encoded by the coding sequence ATGAACCAGCACGCATTCTCCTGGAACCTGTTCGCCAGAGCGCCTATCGTTGGCATTGTCCGGAACCTGTCCGTTGCCGATGTCCGGCAAATCCTGCCCGTGTACCGCGATGCCGGGCTGACGACCATTGAAATTACGATGAATACACCCGGTGCCGAAGACCTGATCCGGTACGCGCGGATGCACGTTGCCGATGGAATGAACATCGGTGCCGGTACGGTCTGCACCCCCGATGATCTGGAGCGCGCGCTGGCGGCCGGAGCGCAGTTCATCGTTACGCCGATCATCGACGAGAAGGTCATCCACACCTGCCTGCAGCGGAACGTTCCCATCTTTCCCGGCGCCTTTACGCCCTCCGAAGTGTTCAAAGTCTGGTCGCTGGGCGCGCCAATGGTGAAGGTGTTTCCGACCACGACTCTCGGCCCCGACTACATCCGAGATCTGAAGGGTCCCCTGAACCAGATCCGGCTCCTGCCTACCGGCGGGGTGAGTCTGGATACTATGGCGCATTTTTTCAAAGCGGGTGCCGATGGCGTAGGGGTAGGCAGCCATCTGTTCGACAGGAACCTGATCCGCGCTAAAGACTGGACTGGCCTGTACGCCCATTTCCGGGATTTCCTGAGCCGCCTGCCCAACCTAAACCCGTAA
- a CDS encoding SusC/RagA family TonB-linked outer membrane protein — protein sequence MKNYVKFFSLLLLLGQSLAFAQSSRITGKVTGPDNQGLPGVNVQVSGTTLGTATDASGNFSLNAGRNASLVFSNIGYVSQTVPVDGRSVLNVQLAEDQKTLNEVVVVGYGTQRKTDVTGALTSISTKEFAQQPVTRLDQVLQGRAAGVQVTQTNGAPGGDARIRIRGANSVLGNNDPLYVVDGYVGANFNFVNPSDIETIQVLKDAASTSIYGSRGANGVVIITTRKGARGLKVNYEGQGSVSEIIKRYDVLPAGEFAEIVNARATATGSNLPFTADQIAQFRQKGGTDWQSLVFRTGSGQQHQVTVSGGGDKTTFLISGNYLNQSGIVNNSGFKRYILRTNLNTQVNDKLSFRLNLWGTQSRNHNTLDGGAITQSLAWAPTTPAYGADGQPTFTDPIGSVYRNPLDYLYDQSIDANRSSLNVNGGLNYKLPVKGLSLDLQYAVNYLNAQNLNFTGRRLSNNNPTASRFSAEQLTLQNTNTLNYDLKLGDHSINAVAVLETQQFTDRNFTASASGLRFPQLGYDNIGPNAAASVASGYQKWTLLSLLGRVNYGYKDKYLVTAAVRRDGSSKFSAANRNSIFPSVALGWRLSEEEFIKKLNVFSNLKLRGSWGMTGSQAINPYATLSLYNTAVSAFNNTAATAGVILGNPGNTNLRWETTRQVDVGLEMEFLNGRVRVEADYFKKNTTDLLLNVAIPSYAGGGTQTRNVGEVENKGFEFSLGGTPIDKAGFRWETNLNFSTLRNQVLSLGGLPRLGTGTGVGAGMSTTNEFMLMPGEPLGSYWGLKYLGTFKPNEADLAARFGRVPGDPHYEDRNGDNTITTDDFQIIGRAFPKATGGWNNTFTYKGLTLNVFFNGVFGVDKLNYTRAAALSGSGDARQFILAEIRDYYRPGNETSNIPAFTKTYQPFTQSSRFLEDGSFIRLKNVTLSYSVPTGFIRNKASIRVFASATNLLTFTDYKGPDPESARVGSATDTAIGIDYGSYPNAKTYTLGLNLGF from the coding sequence ATGAAAAACTATGTCAAATTCTTTTCCCTGCTTCTGCTGCTTGGCCAGAGTCTGGCCTTTGCGCAGAGCAGCCGGATTACCGGCAAAGTGACCGGTCCCGACAACCAGGGCCTACCCGGCGTAAACGTGCAGGTGAGCGGCACGACGCTCGGTACCGCTACCGATGCGTCGGGTAATTTCTCGCTGAATGCGGGTCGGAATGCGTCGCTGGTGTTTTCCAACATTGGTTACGTCAGTCAGACCGTGCCGGTGGATGGACGTTCGGTTCTTAACGTTCAGTTAGCCGAAGATCAGAAAACCCTCAACGAAGTAGTGGTGGTTGGCTACGGGACCCAGCGCAAAACCGACGTAACGGGCGCTCTGACCTCGATTTCGACCAAGGAGTTTGCCCAGCAGCCAGTTACTCGCCTGGATCAGGTGCTGCAGGGCCGGGCCGCGGGCGTGCAGGTCACGCAAACCAACGGCGCACCCGGTGGCGACGCCCGCATCCGGATTCGGGGCGCCAATTCGGTACTCGGCAACAACGACCCGCTGTATGTGGTCGATGGTTACGTGGGCGCTAACTTCAACTTTGTCAACCCGAGCGACATTGAGACTATCCAGGTCCTGAAAGACGCGGCTTCGACGTCGATTTACGGGAGTCGCGGAGCAAACGGGGTCGTCATCATTACGACCCGGAAAGGCGCAAGGGGGTTGAAAGTCAACTACGAAGGACAGGGCAGCGTCTCGGAGATTATCAAGCGATACGACGTATTACCGGCTGGGGAGTTCGCCGAGATTGTGAATGCCCGCGCGACTGCCACCGGCTCGAATCTGCCGTTTACTGCCGATCAGATTGCCCAGTTCAGGCAAAAAGGCGGTACCGACTGGCAGAGTCTGGTGTTCCGGACCGGCAGCGGACAGCAGCACCAGGTAACGGTGTCAGGTGGGGGCGATAAAACCACCTTCTTGATTTCGGGCAACTACCTGAACCAGAGCGGCATCGTCAATAACAGCGGTTTCAAACGATACATTCTGCGAACCAATCTCAATACGCAGGTTAACGATAAGCTGTCCTTTCGGCTGAACCTGTGGGGAACGCAGTCCCGAAACCACAACACCCTCGACGGGGGCGCTATTACGCAGTCTTTGGCCTGGGCACCCACAACGCCGGCTTACGGCGCTGACGGACAGCCTACTTTTACGGACCCGATTGGCTCCGTCTACCGGAATCCGCTGGACTATCTCTACGATCAGTCTATTGACGCGAACCGGTCGAGCCTGAACGTCAACGGTGGGTTGAATTACAAACTGCCCGTAAAAGGTCTTTCCCTCGATCTGCAGTATGCCGTCAATTACCTGAACGCGCAGAACCTGAACTTTACGGGCCGACGCTTATCGAACAACAACCCGACGGCCAGCCGGTTTTCGGCGGAGCAGCTAACCCTGCAAAACACCAACACGCTGAACTACGACCTGAAGCTGGGCGATCACTCCATTAATGCCGTTGCCGTTCTGGAGACGCAGCAGTTCACCGACCGGAACTTTACGGCCAGCGCTTCCGGGCTCCGTTTCCCGCAACTGGGCTACGACAACATCGGGCCGAATGCAGCCGCGTCGGTGGCGTCAGGGTATCAGAAATGGACGCTGCTGTCGCTGCTGGGCCGGGTTAACTATGGCTATAAAGACAAGTATCTAGTAACGGCGGCCGTCCGGCGCGATGGTTCGTCCAAGTTCAGCGCGGCAAACCGGAATAGTATCTTTCCATCAGTAGCGCTGGGCTGGCGATTGTCGGAGGAAGAGTTTATCAAAAAACTCAACGTATTCAGCAACCTGAAACTGCGGGGTAGCTGGGGCATGACAGGTAGCCAGGCGATCAATCCCTACGCTACGTTGTCGCTGTACAACACCGCTGTTTCGGCCTTCAACAACACGGCGGCTACGGCGGGGGTCATTCTGGGCAATCCCGGCAACACCAATCTGCGCTGGGAAACAACCCGTCAGGTCGACGTGGGTCTGGAAATGGAGTTCCTGAACGGCCGGGTTCGGGTGGAAGCGGATTACTTCAAGAAAAACACGACCGACCTGCTGCTGAACGTAGCCATTCCGAGCTATGCCGGTGGCGGTACGCAAACCCGAAACGTGGGCGAGGTTGAAAACAAAGGGTTTGAGTTCTCCCTCGGCGGGACGCCAATCGACAAAGCCGGATTCCGCTGGGAGACAAACCTGAACTTTTCGACCTTACGGAACCAGGTACTCAGTCTGGGCGGGCTGCCCCGGCTGGGCACGGGCACGGGTGTAGGCGCCGGGATGTCGACCACCAACGAGTTTATGCTCATGCCGGGCGAACCGCTGGGTTCATACTGGGGCCTGAAATACCTGGGCACCTTCAAACCCAACGAAGCCGATCTGGCCGCCAGATTTGGCCGCGTACCGGGCGACCCGCACTACGAAGATCGTAACGGCGACAACACCATCACAACCGACGATTTTCAGATTATTGGCCGGGCTTTCCCGAAAGCAACCGGTGGCTGGAACAATACGTTTACGTACAAAGGATTGACCCTGAACGTGTTCTTCAACGGCGTGTTTGGCGTCGACAAGCTCAACTACACGCGGGCGGCTGCCCTATCGGGTTCGGGCGATGCGCGGCAGTTCATTCTGGCCGAAATCCGGGATTACTACCGGCCCGGCAACGAAACCTCCAACATTCCGGCCTTCACGAAAACCTATCAGCCCTTTACGCAGTCGAGCCGGTTTCTGGAAGACGGCAGCTTCATTCGGTTGAAGAACGTAACCCTGTCGTACTCGGTGCCCACCGGTTTCATCCGCAACAAAGCCAGCATCCGGGTGTTTGCCAGCGCAACCAACCTGCTGACGTTCACGGACTATAAAGGGCCCGATCCGGAGTCGGCGCGGGTAGGCTCAGCCACCGATACGGCCATTGGCATCGATTACGGTTCCTATCCAAACGCCAAAACCTACACGCTGGGTCTGAATCTGGGCTTCTAA
- a CDS encoding pyrroloquinoline quinone-dependent dehydrogenase: MRLTPELNPGDDDPNNEDWATYGGNPAGNRYSPLTQINTQTVKDLQLAWSFDTGENNNPAERGMDIQCQPIVVKGVLYGTTPRMKLFAVDAATGKQRWKFDPFADPQKRPRFHPLRGVVYWEDGDDKRILYSVGSSLYAINAQTGEPISSFGKNGEVDLHEGLGDKETLGHDVANLSIRMTTPGVIYKDLLITGSSVSEGGDAPPGYIRAFNVRTGKLAWVFHTFPLPGEYGYETWSKDAYKKLGGANCWAGMVIDEKRGVVYAGTGSPSVDFYGGAREGQNLFANCVIALNATTGKRIWHFQTVHHDLWDRDLPCPPNLMTVRHNGRLVEAVAQATKDGYVFVFDRDTGKPLFPVKEVPVPTAPALPGEHPWPTQPVPSKPAPFALQELSEATITNRTPEARAYVLERYRNSQQGGKYVLPNEEGSLVFGFGGGAEWGGTAADPSGVFYVNANNMLWWLKMRDSRVQSKGVAQTRGSYLFNTNCSVCHGISGKDKPETKTAQAYPDLTDVGKRLDKAQIHSLLASGRGRMPSFQHIAKEDREAIVDFLLHLDTKPQPVASASVDIHNSTVTTRTPEGADFPYQPPYLNNGNTQFRDQDNYPAIKPPWGTLNAINLNTGEYVWQVPLGEYPELAAKGLRNTGTENHGGPIVTAGGLLFIAATYDEKLRAFDRKTGKVIWESKLPAGGFATPITYQVNGRQYIALAAGGTRYGLKPGGSYVAFALPESALRK, translated from the coding sequence ATGCGGCTTACCCCTGAGCTGAATCCCGGCGACGATGATCCGAATAATGAGGACTGGGCGACGTATGGCGGCAACCCGGCGGGGAATCGCTATTCGCCCCTGACCCAGATCAACACCCAGACGGTCAAAGACCTGCAATTAGCCTGGTCGTTCGATACGGGCGAGAACAACAATCCCGCCGAACGGGGCATGGACATTCAGTGCCAGCCGATTGTGGTGAAGGGCGTCCTTTACGGTACGACCCCCCGCATGAAACTGTTCGCCGTAGATGCAGCCACCGGAAAGCAGCGCTGGAAATTCGACCCCTTCGCCGATCCGCAGAAGAGGCCCCGCTTCCATCCGCTCCGGGGGGTGGTGTACTGGGAAGACGGGGATGACAAGCGCATCCTGTATTCGGTCGGTTCGTCGCTTTACGCCATCAATGCGCAGACCGGCGAGCCAATTTCCAGCTTCGGCAAAAACGGCGAAGTCGATCTGCACGAAGGGCTGGGCGACAAAGAAACCCTTGGCCACGACGTAGCGAACCTGTCCATTCGGATGACTACGCCCGGGGTTATCTATAAAGATCTACTGATTACGGGCTCCAGTGTTTCGGAAGGGGGCGACGCCCCGCCGGGGTATATCCGGGCGTTCAACGTGCGCACCGGCAAGCTGGCCTGGGTGTTTCACACCTTTCCGCTGCCGGGCGAGTATGGCTACGAAACCTGGTCGAAAGACGCATATAAAAAACTCGGCGGAGCTAACTGCTGGGCGGGCATGGTTATCGACGAAAAGCGGGGCGTGGTCTATGCCGGAACCGGCTCGCCTTCGGTTGATTTTTATGGGGGCGCGCGTGAAGGCCAGAACCTGTTTGCCAACTGCGTAATCGCGCTGAACGCCACCACCGGCAAGCGCATCTGGCATTTTCAGACCGTTCACCACGACCTCTGGGACCGCGATCTGCCCTGTCCGCCCAACCTGATGACCGTCCGGCACAATGGCCGGCTGGTGGAGGCCGTAGCGCAGGCGACCAAAGATGGGTACGTGTTTGTGTTCGATCGGGATACGGGTAAGCCGCTCTTTCCGGTGAAGGAAGTGCCCGTACCGACCGCACCCGCGCTGCCGGGCGAACACCCCTGGCCGACGCAGCCCGTACCGAGCAAACCGGCTCCGTTTGCCCTGCAGGAACTGAGCGAAGCGACCATCACCAACCGCACGCCCGAAGCGCGGGCCTATGTGCTGGAGCGCTACCGGAACAGTCAGCAGGGCGGCAAGTATGTTCTGCCCAATGAGGAAGGGTCGCTGGTGTTCGGCTTTGGTGGAGGAGCCGAGTGGGGCGGAACCGCAGCCGATCCGTCGGGGGTTTTTTACGTAAATGCCAACAATATGCTCTGGTGGCTGAAGATGCGCGACAGCCGGGTGCAAAGTAAAGGCGTAGCCCAGACGCGGGGCTCGTATCTGTTCAACACCAACTGTTCGGTCTGCCATGGCATCAGCGGGAAAGACAAGCCCGAAACAAAAACCGCACAGGCGTACCCCGACCTGACCGACGTGGGCAAGCGACTGGATAAAGCGCAGATTCATAGCCTGCTGGCCAGCGGGCGGGGCCGGATGCCGTCGTTCCAGCACATTGCCAAAGAAGACCGCGAAGCTATTGTTGACTTCCTGCTCCATCTGGACACCAAGCCCCAGCCGGTGGCGTCGGCATCGGTAGATATTCACAATTCGACGGTAACGACCCGGACGCCCGAAGGTGCCGATTTCCCGTACCAGCCGCCCTACCTGAACAATGGTAACACGCAGTTCCGCGATCAGGACAATTACCCGGCCATCAAACCACCGTGGGGAACGCTGAACGCCATCAACCTGAACACGGGTGAATACGTCTGGCAGGTGCCCTTGGGCGAGTACCCGGAGCTGGCTGCCAAAGGTCTGCGGAACACCGGTACGGAAAACCATGGCGGCCCGATCGTAACGGCGGGCGGACTACTCTTCATTGCCGCGACCTACGACGAGAAGCTACGCGCGTTTGACCGGAAAACCGGTAAGGTCATATGGGAATCTAAGCTGCCAGCGGGGGGCTTTGCCACGCCCATTACGTATCAGGTAAACGGTCGGCAGTACATCGCCCTGGCTGCCGGAGGAACCCGCTACGGGCTGAAGCCGGGTGGGTCATATGTCGCCTTTGCGCTGCCCGAATCGGCGTTACGTAAATAA